A DNA window from Solanum lycopersicum chromosome 3, SLM_r2.1 contains the following coding sequences:
- the LOC138347434 gene encoding uncharacterized protein, whose translation MEGEQVLLKVSLMKGVMRFGKKGKLIPRYIGPFEVLKRVGEVVYELALPPALSGVHPVFHMSMLKRYHGDGNYMIRWDSFLLDENLSYEEEPVSILDREVHKLRSREIASVKLQWQNRPVEESTWEKEADMQERYPHLFTDSGPIMTSDQHELFSKFLKLKPPVFKGAESEDA comes from the exons atggagggtgagcaagtcttgctgaaggtttcgctcatgaaaggggtgatgaggtttggaaaaaaAGGTAAGCTAATcccgaggtatattggaccatttgaagtacttaagcgagtaggggaggtggtttatgaattagccttgcccccagcactctcaggagtgcacccggtatttcatatgtcgatgctgaaaagataccatggtgatggaaactacatgATTCGTTGGGATTCATTTCTTCtcgatgagaatttgtcttatgaggaggagcctgtttctatcttagatagggaagtccacaagttgaggtcaagggagattgcatctgtCAAGCTTCAATGGCAGAATCGCCCAGtcgaagagtccacttgggagaaggaggccgatatgcaagaaagatatccacacctgtttacagattcag ggcctataatgacaagtgatcagcatgaacttttcagtaagttcttgaaattgaaacctccagtcttcaagggtgctgaatctgaggatgcctaa